In the Chryseobacterium sp. MYb264 genome, one interval contains:
- a CDS encoding DNA alkylation repair protein codes for MSIIKEIHEALAVLSIPEKAAFFPKFFKTGKGEYGEGDLFLGVKVPDQRAVAKEYYTKISLKELSELLSSKYHEHRLTALLILIFKFEKTKDKTVKDEIIEFYLTHLQFVNNWDLVDSTCYKILGRYAFEYEREDLLKKLSDSEEMWHKRIAVVGTMHYIKKDSFDLTKELVTKNLNHPHDLMHKANGWLLREMGQKNEKELIKYLDQYYKEMPRTCLRYAIEKQDEEVRQNYLKGRI; via the coding sequence ATGAGTATTATTAAAGAAATTCACGAAGCATTAGCCGTTTTATCTATTCCCGAAAAAGCCGCATTTTTTCCTAAATTCTTTAAAACAGGAAAAGGAGAATATGGAGAGGGTGATCTTTTTCTTGGGGTAAAAGTTCCGGATCAGCGTGCTGTAGCAAAGGAATATTATACTAAAATTTCATTAAAAGAGCTGAGTGAATTACTTTCTTCAAAATATCATGAACACCGTTTAACGGCCTTACTTATATTAATTTTCAAATTTGAAAAAACGAAGGATAAAACGGTAAAAGATGAGATTATAGAATTTTATTTAACCCATTTGCAATTCGTTAATAATTGGGATCTTGTGGATTCCACCTGTTACAAGATCCTTGGGAGATATGCTTTTGAATATGAGAGGGAAGATTTGCTTAAGAAACTATCAGACTCCGAAGAAATGTGGCATAAAAGAATCGCGGTGGTCGGGACAATGCATTATATAAAGAAAGACTCCTTTGATTTAACGAAAGAATTGGTGACGAAGAATTTAAATCATCCTCACGATTTGATGCACAAAGCAAACGGCTGGCTATTGAGAGAAATGGGTCAGAAAAATGAAAAAGAACTTATCAAGTATTTAGATCAATACTACAAGGAAATGCCGCGAACCTGTTTGCGGTACGCCATTGAAAAGCAGGATGAAGAAGTACGTCAAAACTATTTAAAAGGCCGAATATAA
- a CDS encoding DUF4919 domain-containing protein, which produces MKKCLFLLLLFISVLGIAQKLKPDFKSIEKNLTDKQSPYHYDKLIFKYKAYPKSLDSLEAQYLYYGRNFQENKVSTTDDDFKQLADAFKEKNADACIKLGNALYQKDPTNLDVLLILLRAYDSKQDAGNFAHHVSQFRLLTDAIKKSGDGASEKTAYLVNSVGDEYILLNILQIGEDFNRQSKAQNDGMMDVWDKDGYKIYIKVLYLDF; this is translated from the coding sequence ATGAAAAAATGCCTTTTCTTGTTGCTGCTTTTTATTTCGGTTTTGGGAATTGCTCAGAAGCTGAAACCAGATTTTAAAAGCATTGAGAAAAATCTTACCGATAAGCAGTCTCCCTACCATTATGACAAGCTGATTTTTAAATATAAGGCTTATCCTAAGTCTTTAGACAGCCTGGAAGCGCAATACCTGTACTACGGAAGAAACTTTCAGGAAAACAAAGTTTCAACCACAGATGATGACTTTAAACAACTGGCGGACGCTTTCAAAGAAAAGAACGCTGATGCATGCATTAAACTGGGAAATGCTTTATATCAGAAAGACCCTACCAATCTCGATGTTTTACTCATCCTGCTACGTGCTTATGATTCCAAGCAGGATGCCGGTAACTTTGCCCATCACGTAAGCCAGTTTCGGCTACTGACTGACGCCATTAAAAAATCTGGCGACGGAGCCAGTGAGAAAACGGCATATCTCGTCAATTCTGTGGGGGATGAGTATATTCTGCTTAATATTTTACAGATTGGAGAGGATTTTAACCGACAGTCAAAAGCACAAAATGATGGCATGATGGACGTCTGGGACAAAGACGGCTACAAGATATACATCAAGGTTCTGTACCTGGATTTTTAA
- the hflX gene encoding GTPase HflX has protein sequence MLEKKEHNYEKAVLVGVVTQHQDEDKLTEYMDELEFLAFTAGATVDRRFTQKLTQPDSKTFIGSGKAQEIKEYVKEKEIGTVIFDDELSPSQLKNLEREMEVKILDRTNLILDIFAQRATTSYARTQVELAQYQYLLPRLTRMWTHLERQKGGIGMRGPGETEIETDRRIIRDRISLLKDKLKTIDKQMATQRNNRGKVVRAALVGYTNVGKSTLMNSLSKSEVFAENKLFATLDTTVRKVVIGNLPFLLTDTVGFIRKLPTQLVESFKSTLDEVREADLLIHVVDISHESFEDHIDSVNQILMEINAHQKPMIMVFNKIDDFSYEQKEEDDLTPSTRKNISLDEWKNTWMAKSKYPTVFISALTKENFPEMKKMIYDEVMKIHISRFPYNDFLFEYFDDEEEDNNKN, from the coding sequence ATGCTAGAAAAGAAAGAACATAATTACGAGAAGGCGGTCTTGGTAGGTGTTGTTACCCAGCATCAGGACGAAGATAAGCTGACCGAATATATGGATGAACTAGAGTTTTTAGCCTTTACGGCCGGGGCTACAGTGGACAGAAGATTTACACAAAAACTAACCCAACCTGACTCCAAGACCTTTATCGGAAGCGGAAAAGCGCAGGAAATAAAAGAATATGTAAAGGAAAAGGAAATCGGAACCGTTATTTTCGATGATGAATTATCTCCTTCCCAGCTGAAAAACCTCGAAAGAGAAATGGAAGTGAAAATTCTGGACAGAACCAATCTGATCCTTGATATCTTTGCCCAAAGAGCAACAACTTCCTACGCAAGAACTCAGGTGGAATTAGCACAGTACCAGTATCTTTTACCACGATTAACGAGAATGTGGACTCACTTGGAGCGTCAGAAAGGGGGAATCGGGATGAGAGGTCCGGGGGAAACGGAAATTGAAACGGATAGACGTATCATTCGTGACCGAATTTCATTATTAAAAGATAAACTAAAAACTATCGACAAGCAAATGGCGACCCAGCGAAACAATCGCGGAAAGGTAGTGCGCGCAGCTTTGGTAGGATATACCAACGTAGGGAAATCTACATTGATGAATTCTCTTTCGAAATCTGAGGTTTTTGCTGAAAATAAACTATTCGCAACGCTTGATACGACTGTAAGAAAAGTAGTGATCGGAAATCTTCCGTTTTTGCTCACCGATACGGTAGGGTTTATCAGAAAATTGCCTACTCAATTGGTAGAATCATTTAAATCCACACTGGATGAGGTTCGCGAAGCTGACTTATTGATTCACGTGGTTGATATTTCTCATGAAAGCTTTGAAGATCATATTGACTCAGTTAATCAGATTTTAATGGAAATCAATGCACATCAAAAGCCGATGATCATGGTTTTCAATAAAATTGATGATTTCAGTTATGAACAGAAGGAAGAGGACGACCTTACGCCTTCCACCAGAAAAAATATTTCTCTTGATGAATGGAAAAATACCTGGATGGCAAAATCTAAATATCCTACGGTATTTATTTCTGCTCTTACCAAAGAAAACTTCCCTGAAATGAAGAAAATGATCTACGATGAGGTAATGAAAATACATATTTCAAGATTTCCTTACAATGATTTCCTTTTCGAATATTTCGATGATGAGGAGGAAGATAATAACAAAAATTAA
- a CDS encoding group III truncated hemoglobin: MKKLETREDIETLVNAFYDKVIKDETIGFFFNDIAKVDWSQHLPKMYSFWESILFGQMTYKGNPMGVHFPINEMQAMEQKHFDQWLTMWTSTVEENFVGENADLAIYKAENIAKLMAFKMDLARRL; the protein is encoded by the coding sequence ATGAAAAAGCTGGAAACACGAGAAGATATTGAAACCCTTGTCAATGCCTTTTATGACAAAGTAATTAAAGATGAGACGATTGGGTTTTTCTTTAATGATATTGCCAAAGTTGACTGGAGCCAACATTTACCTAAAATGTATTCTTTTTGGGAATCTATTCTTTTCGGACAGATGACTTATAAAGGAAATCCGATGGGCGTTCATTTCCCGATCAATGAAATGCAGGCAATGGAGCAAAAACATTTTGATCAATGGCTTACCATGTGGACTTCAACTGTTGAAGAAAATTTCGTGGGCGAAAACGCAGATTTGGCGATTTATAAAGCGGAAAATATTGCTAAACTGATGGCCTTTAAAATGGATTTGGCAAGAAGACTTTAA
- a CDS encoding calcium:proton antiporter, which yields MKLKEFLHYTYIFPVLAVIYYFSGLMGNGVIYDIIAGLLLTGSVLSAVHHAEVVAHKVGEPFGTIILALCITIIEVALIISLMVAGGDQAITLARDTVFAAVMIILNGILGICILVGGVKYYEQFFARTSATTYLVSIVSILILTLVLPNFTSSVNGPFYNEAQLIFVSIACLVIYGIFLMVQTIRHRNYFIVPEEHSEENYIPNLTKTLVSFGFLVVCLAIVVMMAKGLSTTIENMVQSFGAPKSLVGVIIAAVVLLPEGVAAIRAARSNQIQSSLNLALGSALASIGLTIPAVSVVCILYDIPLVLGLDKKDIIILSLSVFIVMLSLSRGKTNILYGTVLLVNLAAYIFTVIVP from the coding sequence ATGAAATTAAAAGAATTCCTTCATTATACTTATATCTTCCCCGTCCTGGCCGTAATTTATTATTTTTCCGGCCTTATGGGCAACGGGGTCATTTATGATATTATTGCAGGGCTTTTACTTACGGGAAGCGTTCTTTCCGCTGTCCATCATGCTGAAGTAGTGGCTCATAAGGTAGGAGAACCTTTCGGAACGATTATCTTAGCGCTATGCATCACTATTATAGAAGTTGCCCTGATCATCTCCCTAATGGTTGCCGGAGGCGATCAGGCGATTACATTGGCCAGAGACACTGTTTTTGCAGCTGTCATGATTATTCTTAATGGGATCCTGGGCATCTGTATTCTGGTAGGAGGTGTAAAATATTACGAGCAGTTTTTTGCAAGAACCTCCGCTACCACCTATCTGGTAAGCATTGTCTCGATTCTGATACTGACTCTGGTTCTTCCCAATTTTACATCAAGTGTCAACGGGCCTTTTTATAATGAGGCTCAACTGATCTTTGTTTCTATTGCCTGTCTTGTTATTTACGGCATATTTTTGATGGTTCAGACGATCCGGCACAGAAATTATTTTATTGTTCCTGAAGAACATTCTGAAGAAAATTATATTCCCAATCTCACGAAAACACTGGTTAGTTTTGGTTTTCTTGTAGTTTGTTTAGCCATTGTAGTGATGATGGCTAAAGGTCTTTCCACCACCATTGAAAATATGGTTCAGAGCTTTGGAGCACCCAAATCCTTGGTCGGAGTAATTATTGCAGCTGTTGTTTTACTTCCTGAAGGGGTTGCGGCCATTCGTGCCGCACGAAGCAACCAGATCCAGTCCAGTTTAAATCTGGCTTTGGGTTCTGCCCTTGCCAGTATAGGTTTAACGATCCCTGCCGTTTCTGTGGTATGTATTCTGTACGACATTCCCTTGGTTTTAGGCTTGGATAAAAAAGATATTATCATCCTATCACTATCGGTATTTATCGTTATGCTTTCTTTAAGCCGGGGAAAAACAAATATACTATACGGAACTGTGTTATTGGTAAATCTTGCCGCTTATATTTTCACGGTTATTGTTCCTTAA
- a CDS encoding cation:proton antiporter, translating to MELYYSFSALIVLASIFAYLNYRFLKLPSTIGIMVIAIVVSIILVSFGETFLPRTFGHLHNLMSSIDFTEVLMGAMLNFLLFAGGIHININDLKEQLRPVVIFSTLGVVISTFVVGFGIFYLLPLFGIQLPFIFCLLFGALISPTDPVAVLSILKQANVSKSLETKVAGESLFNDGMAVVVFSVVLQLAIGKEIDLGIENIGLLLLKEAGGGLLLGIVLGWVTSRLMREVDDYIISVLVTLSVVMGGYLIARQMHISGPLTMVAAGLFMGNFNVKFKMKSITQDYLIKFWELIDEILNAVLFLFIGFELLMIKDLKHFVIPGLAAIVIVLFARVISIWGPTKFMRTTFSPQTVKVLVWGGIRGGVSIALAMSIPKSEYSEIILSITYCVVVFSIIVQGLTIAKVANPKKIAKEERELESIAAEEGH from the coding sequence GTGGAGTTATATTATTCATTTTCGGCCTTAATTGTTTTAGCCTCAATATTTGCTTATCTGAATTACAGATTTCTTAAACTTCCGAGCACCATCGGAATTATGGTGATTGCCATTGTTGTTTCCATCATTTTGGTATCTTTTGGTGAAACTTTTTTACCAAGAACTTTCGGACATCTTCATAATTTAATGAGCAGCATCGACTTTACCGAAGTGCTGATGGGAGCGATGTTAAATTTCCTTCTCTTTGCAGGGGGAATTCATATTAATATCAATGATCTTAAAGAACAGCTCAGACCAGTGGTTATTTTTTCCACTTTAGGAGTCGTTATATCCACTTTCGTGGTCGGTTTTGGAATTTTTTATCTTCTTCCTCTATTTGGGATCCAGTTACCGTTTATTTTCTGTCTCCTTTTCGGAGCCTTAATTTCTCCAACAGATCCGGTGGCGGTGTTAAGTATCCTGAAACAGGCCAACGTTTCAAAATCTTTAGAAACGAAGGTGGCGGGAGAGTCTTTGTTCAATGACGGTATGGCCGTGGTTGTATTTTCGGTAGTCCTGCAACTGGCCATTGGAAAAGAAATTGATCTGGGAATAGAAAACATTGGACTTTTATTATTGAAAGAGGCCGGAGGCGGACTGTTGCTGGGAATTGTCCTGGGATGGGTAACGTCAAGGCTTATGCGTGAAGTGGATGATTATATTATTTCAGTTTTGGTTACCCTTTCTGTGGTAATGGGAGGCTACCTGATTGCGAGACAGATGCATATCTCGGGGCCTTTAACAATGGTAGCTGCCGGATTATTTATGGGTAATTTCAACGTTAAGTTTAAAATGAAATCCATCACTCAGGATTATTTAATTAAATTCTGGGAACTGATCGATGAAATTCTGAATGCCGTATTGTTTTTATTCATTGGATTTGAGTTATTAATGATTAAAGACCTAAAGCACTTTGTAATTCCTGGTTTAGCGGCCATTGTAATCGTTTTATTTGCAAGAGTAATTTCCATTTGGGGACCAACGAAGTTTATGAGAACTACGTTTAGTCCGCAGACCGTAAAAGTTCTGGTTTGGGGAGGAATTCGTGGTGGTGTTTCCATTGCCTTAGCAATGTCTATTCCCAAAAGTGAATACAGTGAAATTATTTTAAGTATTACTTACTGTGTCGTAGTATTCTCTATTATTGTTCAGGGACTTACCATAGCGAAAGTAGCAAATCCGAAAAAAATTGCCAAAGAAGAGCGGGAACTGGAAAGTATTGCTGCTGAAGAAGGACATTAA
- the fumC gene encoding class II fumarate hydratase, translated as MNYRIEKDTMGEVQVPADKFWGAQTERSRNNFKIGPESSMPHEIIEAFAYLKKAAAFTNTDLGVLPAEKRDMIGKVCDEILEGKLNDQFPLVIWQTGSGTQSNMNVNEVIANRSHVNAGGNLGDKTEVHPNDDVNKSQSSNDTYPTAMHIAAYKKVVETTIPAVEKLRDTLKEKSQAFKDIVKIGRTHLMDATPLTLGQEFSGYVAQLNYGIKALKNTLPHLSELALGGTAVGTGLNTPQGYDVKVAEYISKFTNLPFVTAENKFEALAAHDAIVESHGALKQLAVSLYKIAQDVRLLASGPRSGIGEIHIPENEPGSSIMPGKVNPTQNEAMTMVCAQVLGNDTTISFAGTQGNYELNVFKPVMAYNFLQSAQLIADACISFNDHCAVGIEPNHERIKELVDKSLMLVTALNTHIGYENAAKIAKTAHKNGTTLKEEAVNLGLLTAEQFDQWVKPEDMVGSLK; from the coding sequence ATGAATTACAGAATTGAAAAAGACACCATGGGTGAAGTGCAGGTTCCTGCAGATAAGTTTTGGGGCGCACAAACAGAACGTTCAAGAAACAATTTCAAAATTGGTCCGGAAAGTTCTATGCCTCACGAAATTATTGAAGCTTTTGCGTATTTAAAAAAAGCGGCCGCATTTACCAACACCGATTTGGGCGTTCTTCCTGCTGAAAAAAGAGATATGATCGGTAAAGTTTGCGATGAAATCCTGGAAGGAAAATTGAACGATCAGTTTCCTTTGGTCATCTGGCAAACTGGTTCAGGAACACAATCAAACATGAACGTGAACGAAGTTATCGCCAATCGTTCACACGTAAATGCCGGAGGAAATCTTGGTGACAAAACTGAAGTTCACCCGAATGATGATGTGAATAAATCTCAATCATCAAACGATACATATCCAACCGCAATGCACATCGCAGCATATAAAAAAGTTGTTGAAACAACGATTCCGGCGGTTGAAAAATTAAGAGATACATTAAAAGAAAAATCACAAGCCTTTAAAGATATAGTAAAAATCGGGAGAACGCATTTGATGGATGCAACTCCTTTGACTTTAGGACAGGAATTTTCAGGATATGTGGCTCAATTGAATTATGGAATTAAAGCTTTAAAAAACACGTTACCTCACCTTTCAGAATTGGCTTTGGGGGGAACTGCGGTTGGAACAGGTTTGAATACTCCCCAAGGTTATGATGTAAAAGTGGCTGAGTATATTTCAAAATTTACGAATCTTCCTTTTGTAACAGCAGAAAATAAGTTTGAAGCTTTAGCAGCTCACGACGCCATTGTAGAATCTCACGGCGCTCTTAAACAACTGGCTGTTTCTTTATATAAAATTGCTCAGGACGTGAGATTACTGGCTTCAGGACCACGTTCAGGAATCGGAGAAATCCATATTCCTGAAAATGAGCCAGGCTCATCCATCATGCCGGGGAAGGTGAATCCTACACAAAATGAAGCCATGACGATGGTTTGTGCTCAGGTTTTAGGAAATGATACTACCATTTCTTTTGCCGGCACCCAAGGAAATTATGAACTGAATGTTTTCAAACCTGTGATGGCGTATAATTTCTTACAGTCTGCTCAGTTGATTGCCGATGCCTGTATTTCATTTAATGATCATTGTGCGGTAGGAATAGAGCCAAATCATGAAAGAATCAAAGAACTTGTTGACAAGTCGTTGATGCTGGTTACGGCCCTGAACACCCATATTGGTTACGAAAATGCAGCAAAAATTGCAAAAACTGCTCACAAAAACGGAACGACACTGAAAGAAGAAGCGGTCAATCTTGGACTTTTAACAGCCGAACAATTCGACCAATGGGTTAAACCGGAAGATATGGTGGGAAGTTTGAAGTAA
- a CDS encoding DUF6122 family protein, with protein MDCFFWKTVTHYFLHLVFPVFIALIFYRENWKKTYFILLATMLVDMDHLFAHPIFDPNRGSIGFHFLHSYYAIAVYFLLLFFKGNIRVIGIGLLLHMITDFQDYHLWCH; from the coding sequence ATGGATTGTTTCTTTTGGAAAACGGTAACTCATTATTTTCTGCATTTGGTGTTTCCTGTTTTTATCGCACTGATCTTTTACCGGGAAAATTGGAAAAAAACCTATTTTATCCTGTTGGCGACCATGCTTGTAGATATGGATCATCTGTTTGCCCATCCTATTTTTGATCCGAATCGTGGGAGTATAGGGTTTCACTTTTTACATTCTTATTATGCCATTGCGGTGTATTTTTTGCTGCTGTTTTTTAAAGGAAATATAAGAGTTATTGGCATCGGGCTTCTACTCCACATGATCACTGATTTTCAGGATTATCACCTATGGTGTCATTAA
- a CDS encoding helix-turn-helix transcriptional regulator: MKQNKNGALFMSDDIQIVLHEDSYAENYLKSQFIEGKSSFNLLFLLSNDIHLEANDCGANFLFKKNQYILHYSSMDSSAELWAENQDCLKYVQIKINYNYIFNLINPEANRENAEILESMIKNNFIFLHKETPPDMTVEMHMILREIVSYSKKGVMLKLFIEAKLIKLLILIFEQFNSKDDTHKIPQAPSIIKKYIDENYHRNIKAEEIGKLIGMNQNKIRKEFKSQYQITMTDYISELRMLKAKKLIINKDMMIKEIAIECGYEYVQNFTRAFKKKFGVSPEKLRTD; encoded by the coding sequence ATGAAGCAAAATAAGAACGGCGCCCTATTTATGTCCGATGATATACAGATTGTCCTGCATGAAGATTCGTACGCGGAAAATTATTTGAAATCTCAATTTATTGAAGGGAAATCCAGTTTTAACCTTCTTTTTTTGCTGAGTAATGACATTCACCTTGAAGCCAACGATTGTGGAGCTAATTTTCTGTTTAAGAAGAACCAGTATATTCTTCATTATTCCTCGATGGACAGTTCGGCAGAATTATGGGCAGAAAATCAGGACTGTTTAAAATATGTACAGATCAAAATCAATTATAATTATATATTCAACCTTATTAATCCTGAAGCTAACCGGGAAAATGCAGAGATTCTGGAAAGCATGATTAAAAATAACTTTATTTTTCTTCACAAAGAAACGCCTCCTGACATGACAGTAGAAATGCATATGATCCTTAGAGAGATTGTCAGCTACTCAAAAAAAGGGGTTATGCTCAAATTATTTATTGAAGCCAAGCTTATTAAACTGCTGATTTTAATTTTTGAACAGTTCAACAGTAAAGATGACACCCACAAGATCCCCCAAGCTCCTTCTATTATTAAAAAGTACATCGATGAGAATTACCACCGAAATATTAAGGCAGAGGAAATCGGGAAGTTAATCGGAATGAATCAGAATAAGATCAGGAAAGAGTTCAAATCACAGTACCAGATCACCATGACCGATTATATTTCTGAACTGAGAATGCTAAAGGCTAAAAAACTTATCATCAACAAAGATATGATGATCAAAGAAATTGCGATTGAATGCGGCTACGAATATGTCCAGAACTTCACAAGAGCCTTTAAAAAGAAATTCGGGGTATCTCCTGAAAAACTGAGAACCGACTAG
- a CDS encoding fumarate hydratase produces MEFRYQDPYPIQKDDTVYKKLTSEFVKVEKLGDREILTVDPKGLELLAEEAMADVSFMLRSSHLESLRRIIDDPEATDNDRFVAYNLLQNAAVAAEGALPSCQDTGTAIVMGKKGENVYTGVDDGEYLSKGIFNTYQKRNLRYSQVVPLTMFDEKNSGSNLPAQIDIYAKKGDYYEFLFLTKGGGSANKTFLYQKTKSLLNEKSLEEFIKEKISDLGTAACPPYHLALVIGGTSAEANLAAVKKASAKYYDHLPTEGNEAGQAFRDLEWEAKVQKICQESAIGAQFGGKYLTHDVRVIRLPRHAASCPVGMGVSCSADRNIKGKITKEGIFLEQLEQDPNRFLPDTPPHLEEAVEINLNQPMSDILAELSKYPIKTRLKLNGTLIVARDIAHAKIKELLDAGQPMPEYFKNHPIYYAGPAKTPDGMASGSFGPTTAGRMDVYVDEFQSHGGSMVMLAKGNRTKDVTNACHKYGGFYIGSIGGPAAILAKDNILSVEVVDFPELGMEAVRKIEVKDFPAFIITDDKGNDFFANLAH; encoded by the coding sequence ATGGAATTTAGATATCAGGATCCGTATCCGATTCAGAAAGATGATACGGTGTATAAGAAGTTGACTTCAGAGTTTGTGAAAGTTGAAAAACTTGGCGACAGAGAGATTTTAACCGTAGATCCGAAAGGTCTTGAACTTCTTGCAGAAGAAGCGATGGCGGATGTTTCTTTTATGCTTCGTTCTTCGCACTTAGAAAGTTTGAGAAGAATTATCGACGATCCTGAAGCTACAGATAACGATAGATTCGTTGCTTATAATTTATTACAAAACGCTGCGGTAGCTGCGGAAGGCGCTTTACCTTCTTGTCAGGATACGGGAACTGCGATTGTGATGGGTAAAAAAGGAGAAAACGTTTACACAGGTGTTGATGACGGAGAATATTTAAGCAAAGGAATTTTTAATACCTATCAAAAAAGAAATTTAAGATATTCTCAGGTGGTTCCTTTAACGATGTTTGATGAAAAGAATTCTGGATCAAATCTTCCGGCACAGATTGATATTTACGCTAAGAAAGGAGATTACTATGAGTTTCTATTCTTAACAAAAGGTGGAGGTTCTGCAAACAAAACTTTCCTTTATCAAAAGACAAAATCTTTATTGAACGAAAAATCTCTTGAAGAATTCATCAAAGAGAAAATTTCGGATCTAGGAACAGCTGCTTGTCCGCCTTACCACTTAGCTTTAGTCATTGGTGGAACTTCTGCGGAAGCGAATTTGGCAGCAGTGAAAAAAGCATCAGCAAAATATTATGATCATCTTCCTACTGAAGGCAATGAAGCCGGACAGGCCTTCAGAGATTTGGAATGGGAAGCAAAAGTTCAGAAAATCTGCCAGGAAAGTGCAATCGGAGCACAGTTCGGCGGAAAATATTTAACACATGATGTTCGGGTAATCAGGCTTCCTCGTCACGCGGCTTCTTGTCCGGTTGGAATGGGAGTTTCTTGTTCGGCGGACAGAAATATCAAAGGAAAAATTACCAAAGAAGGTATTTTCTTGGAGCAATTGGAGCAAGATCCGAATAGATTTTTACCTGATACGCCGCCACATTTGGAAGAAGCGGTTGAAATTAATCTGAATCAGCCTATGTCTGATATTTTGGCTGAACTTTCGAAATATCCAATCAAAACAAGATTAAAATTAAACGGAACGTTAATCGTTGCAAGGGATATCGCTCACGCAAAAATCAAAGAATTATTGGATGCCGGACAACCAATGCCTGAATATTTCAAAAATCACCCGATCTATTACGCAGGACCGGCAAAAACTCCGGACGGAATGGCTTCCGGAAGTTTCGGGCCGACAACGGCAGGAAGAATGGATGTGTATGTAGACGAGTTCCAAAGCCACGGCGGAAGCATGGTGATGCTGGCAAAAGGGAACAGGACGAAAGACGTGACCAACGCTTGCCATAAATACGGAGGTTTCTATATCGGCTCTATCGGAGGTCCTGCCGCGATCCTGGCGAAAGACAATATTCTCTCTGTTGAGGTAGTGGATTTTCCGGAATTAGGAATGGAAGCGGTAAGAAAGATTGAAGTAAAAGATTTCCCTGCATTTATTATTACTGATGATAAAGGAAATGATTTCTTCGCAAATCTTGCTCATTAA